TGTCACACTATAAGCATGGCTCATTTGTAAACGATCTAATGCACAAGTAATCGTTTGAGAGGATGCTCTCGTTGGCCCTAAATGAACAATATGTACATACAGGCTCTTTCGATCAACGAGTGTCAATAAAGCACCTTTATGATGTTTACCAATCACCGTGTCACCTTCGAAATCTCCTAAACGTTGTCGTTGATCAATGACCTGGTCTCTGCAGTGAATACTTGTTTTATCAATGATTTGCCCCCTACGATCCGTGTTTTTGTAACCGCGTTTTCGATATTTCTTCTGATGCCTTAAGTGTAGATGGAGTTTACCTCCTTGTGATTTATCTTGATAAATGTACTGGTAAATCCACTCATGTGAAGGTACATCCAGCCAACCGCGTTGTGTTAAAGCACCTGAAATTTGTTCTGGTGACCAGTCCAAACCAATCAAATAATCAATATAAGCGAAGGCAAATGCTGTCATTGATGATGAAGGACGGTACCGTCTTTGACTTGCAAATTTAGCTGCCTGTTGAGCTCTATATCCACGTTGCCCAGTATTTCTTTTTATTTCACGGTAGATGGTTGATCGTGAACGTCCTAACTCCCGAGCAAGGGTAGCAATTGAACTTTTACTTTTCAAAGTAGCATAAATTTCGTATCTTTCATCTTGAGAAAGTTGGGTGTATTTCTTCATTGTGTGCTTTCCAATTGCGAGTTGAAAAAGTCTAATGATTCTATGAATACACCTAACTTTTTCAACTAACTACAAATGTGTTGCACTTGGGATTTGAATATGCGTGTCTATATTTCAAATGCATATAAAATAATGCGCATAATATTCTTGAATAATTCCGAATTCAGGGTATGATGAATGCAACTAGAAAAATTCTTGTTTTGGTAAGTCTTCTTTAAGTATCGCAGTTTTAGTCATAAACCTTCGTTTTTTATAGATCAAAAGCTCCATCCTTTTTATTTTTCAAAGTTACAGTTTAGTCATCTTCAAGCTTGGCTATGAATCAATATAAAACTCTATAGGTTACACTATGTCTAATACAGTTACTGGTACAGTAAAATGGTTTAACGAAACTAAAGGTTTCGGTTTCATTCAACAAGACAACGGTCCAGATGTTTTCGCTCACTTCAGCGAAATCCAAGGTTCAGGTTTCAAAACTTTAGCTGAAGGCCAAAAGGTTTCTTTCAGCGTTGCTCAAGGTCAAAAAGGCCCTACAGCGACTAACATCACTGCAATCTAATTTGTTGCATTGACGCTAGATAAAAAAGCACTCTGTTGAGTGCTTTTTTTGTGCCTGATGAAATCTCATCAGTCCATTTGAACAATCTTTAAAAATTGATTCAGAACTGTAAAACATGAAGAAAATAAGAAGAATATCTGTTTAAAGCCTATCCTATTTTTGTCTAAATATAATTCAAAATTTTATAATTAATATTATTTATTAAATACTTAAATCTACTTAAAAAGATTTTTTTTAAATTTACAATTGATAGCATAAGGACTTCATAGTCTCTCCATTGCTGCACACTATGCTTAAGTCATTGAATAACACAGAGCATTACCATGAAAAAATTGATTTCTTCTCTTATGATTGGTCTTATTGCAACAACAGCATCAATCTCTGCAATGGCTGCACCACACTTTGATCATAAGCAACCAGCTCATGCTGCACATTTTGATAAAAAGCCAGCGCCACATAAAGTGTTCCATAAAGCACCACCAAAACCGCATTTTAATAAACATAACAAACATGATCGCTTTGATAAGAAGCCACATCACAGCTTCTTCCATAAAACAGACAAACATCATCGTTAATCAACAATAAAAAAGAGCGCATCAGCGCTCTTTTTTATGTCTCGTTTATAAGAATTCTTCTAAAACAGAATTTAAGAAAATATGCCCCTGCTCGGTACAGGCAAGACGTTGCTCGTCATCTAACATCAATTTACGCTCACGCAAAGAATTTAAGAGTGTAGACAAAGTGTTGAGTTCAATCCCTGTACGCTCTACATATAACTTTGCCTCTACCCCAGTATTTAAACGCAGGGCATTCATCATAAACTCAAATGGCATATCCTCAGCTTCAATGCGCTTAAACTGCAAATGTTCAGCGGGGACTTTTGCCAAATAGTCTCTGGGTAAGCGAGTTTTTTGATAACGATACACACCATCAGGCAAAGTAACTTTACCATGTGCCCCTGCCCCAATAGCCAAATAGTCACCAAATTGCCAGTAATTTAAATTATGTGCCGATGGTTTCTCTTTACGCCATGCAGACACTTCATAATTGATAAAGCCCTGCTCAATTAAATAGGCTTCGCCTTGTTCCTGAATTGCTTCTAAAACTTCATCTGTAGGCAAAATAGGCTTGGTACGGAAGAAAACGGTATTGGGTTCAATGGTGAGTTGATACCATGAAATATGGGTTGCGCCATTTTCCACCGCCAATTTCAAATCGAGCAAGCCCTGCTCTAAGGTCTGTTCAGGCAGACCATGCATTAAATCAACATTAATCCGCTTAAATCCTGCTTCGCGCGCATGTGCAATGGCGGAGATCGCATCTTCATTACTATGAATACGGCCAAGCTTTTTTAAGTGTTCAGTATTAAAACTTTGCACCCCAAGCGATAGACGATTAATCCCTGCTACCAAATAACCTGCAAATGGATCATGTTCTACAGTACCGGGATTGGCTTCAAGGGTAATTTCGCAATCCTGCTCAAAAGGTAACAATGCTTTTAACTCAGTAAAGAGCCACTGATACCCTTGAGCCGAAATTAAAGATGGCGTGCCTCCGCCAATGAAAACACTATGAATCTCTCGACCTTGAGCAAAATCGAGTTGTGTTTTGAAGTCCTCAACCAATGCCTGTAAATATTCCTGTTCCAAATCGAGTGATAGCTTGCCATCGGGTACGGCATGCGAGTTAAAGTCACAATACGGACACTTACGCACACACCACGGCATATGAATGTACAAAGACAAAGGAATATTGGCAGGGTTTAAATCGGACAAGGACAACGCTCAAAATAAATTTACGAAGAATAATTAATTCTAACATGACCACATCAAACTACTTATGAATTCTCTGCAGCTATAGGCTAAGCTTGTGATGACGTTATAAAAATAAAATTCAGAGTATGAAAATATCTTCAGAGTTATTAATCTTCCTACCACTTTCACTGCTGATTGGTATTGTCCTAACCTTCCAAACAGCGATTAATACCCAATTAAGGGTCTATTTATATTCTCCTCTACAGGCCGCGCTTTTATCATTTTTGGTTGGTACAATAGTGCTGGCAATCATGGTGTGTTTTCAAAATACTGAAAAACCTAATTTAAGTCAGCTTTTGTCTATGCCTTGGTATTTATGGCTAGGTGGATGCTTGGGTGTTTATGCCATTAGCGTCAGTATTTACGCAGCACCAAAGCTTGGCTTTTTGACGTTGTCCGGCATGGTGATTTTTGGTCAAATTCTGATGTCCATGATTGTCGATCAGCTGGGTTTATTGGGCAATGAAAAAATGCCGATAAACTGGCAACGTTTTTTGGGTGGCGTGGTGATTTTTATAGGTGTGCTTCTCACTCTACAACGCTAAACCTTTCTCTAAGCACATGATGAACATGAGTAATTTTTGTGTCTTCTACAATGGCTGTAACTACAACCA
This window of the Acinetobacter sp. NCu2D-2 genome carries:
- a CDS encoding IS30 family transposase, producing the protein MKKYTQLSQDERYEIYATLKSKSSIATLARELGRSRSTIYREIKRNTGQRGYRAQQAAKFASQRRYRPSSSMTAFAFAYIDYLIGLDWSPEQISGALTQRGWLDVPSHEWIYQYIYQDKSQGGKLHLHLRHQKKYRKRGYKNTDRRGQIIDKTSIHCRDQVIDQRQRLGDFEGDTVIGKHHKGALLTLVDRKSLYVHIVHLGPTRASSQTITCALDRLQMSHAYSVTFDNGKEFSEHKRITDAGIETYFADPYKSIQRARNENTNGLIRQYLPKSSSFDDVSNEQIEQIEFALNHRPRKTLGWYTPSEVMAGFYTVALAV
- a CDS encoding cold-shock protein, with amino-acid sequence MSNTVTGTVKWFNETKGFGFIQQDNGPDVFAHFSEIQGSGFKTLAEGQKVSFSVAQGQKGPTATNITAI
- the hemW gene encoding radical SAM family heme chaperone HemW encodes the protein MSDLNPANIPLSLYIHMPWCVRKCPYCDFNSHAVPDGKLSLDLEQEYLQALVEDFKTQLDFAQGREIHSVFIGGGTPSLISAQGYQWLFTELKALLPFEQDCEITLEANPGTVEHDPFAGYLVAGINRLSLGVQSFNTEHLKKLGRIHSNEDAISAIAHAREAGFKRINVDLMHGLPEQTLEQGLLDLKLAVENGATHISWYQLTIEPNTVFFRTKPILPTDEVLEAIQEQGEAYLIEQGFINYEVSAWRKEKPSAHNLNYWQFGDYLAIGAGAHGKVTLPDGVYRYQKTRLPRDYLAKVPAEHLQFKRIEAEDMPFEFMMNALRLNTGVEAKLYVERTGIELNTLSTLLNSLRERKLMLDDEQRLACTEQGHIFLNSVLEEFL
- a CDS encoding DMT family transporter, with the translated sequence MKISSELLIFLPLSLLIGIVLTFQTAINTQLRVYLYSPLQAALLSFLVGTIVLAIMVCFQNTEKPNLSQLLSMPWYLWLGGCLGVYAISVSIYAAPKLGFLTLSGMVIFGQILMSMIVDQLGLLGNEKMPINWQRFLGGVVIFIGVLLTLQR